In Panacibacter microcysteis, the genomic stretch AAATCAGCCAGCTAAAGCAGGGCGATCCTTTCAATGCCGCCACTACAACAGGCCCCATGGCAAGAGCAGACCTTGCAGCAAAACTGGATCAGCAGTTCAGGACATCCATAACAAAAGGCGCACACCTGGTAACAGGCGGGCATGTAAGCGGCTGCAATTTTACACCGGCGTTACTGACCAATGTACAGGAAGGCATGCCTGCGTTTGATGAAGAAATCTTCGGCCCGGTTGCCAGTATTATACAGGCATCAACAGAAGCGCAAGCTATACAACTGGCCAACGACTCACGGTACGGCCTTGCTGCCGCTGTGTGGAGTGCTGATATACAAAAAGCCGAAGCATTGGCAAAAGAAGTGGAAGCGGGTGCTGTATTTATCAATGCACTGGTAAAAAGCGATACGCGCTACCCTTTTGGCGGCATAAAAAAATCAGGGTACGGCAGGGAATTATCGTACTTCGGTATCCATGAATTTATGAATATCAAAACCATTTATATAGGGTCATAATATACCTGCCGGTTTATCTCCGTTGGTTCCGGCAGTGGGTGCAAACAGATTTTCCAATCACCGGTGGCAGGCTGCCTGCAACGGTAACAAAAGAATGCTTTATGGAAAGCGTAGCAACAATAGCTAAGAAAGATGAACTCTACCAGCGCAGGAAAAGGCTGGTACCAAATGCGCTGGGTATTTTTAATCCATCCAGCGTGGCGTATGCACATGGTGCAATTATGGTAGATGCCGATGGCAAAGAACTGATTGACTTTGCAGGCGGCATAGGCGTGCTGAATGCAGGGCACTGCCCTCCCGCTGTTGTAACCGCTATACAGGAACAGGCCGCACGTTTAATACACAGCAGCTTCAATGTGGCGGTGTATGAAACTTACCTCGACCTGGCAGACAAGCTTGTGTCCATTCTTCCGCATGGCGATGCTACCAAGGTAATGCTGGTAAACAGTGGCGCCGAAGCGGTGGAAAATGCCGTAAAAATAGCACGGCAGGCCACAAAACGGCCGGCTGTAATTGCGTATGGCGGCGGCTTTCATGGCAGAACCATGATGGCTATGTCGCTTACTTCCAAGGTGGCCTATAAATCTGGTTGCGGGCCATTTGCGCCGGAAGTGTACCGGGTAGACTACCCCGCATACAACGCAAAAAAACAAACGCTGTCAGAAGAAGCATTTGCAGCGCAGGAGATACAAAAACTGAAACTGTTCTTTAAATCCAATGTGCGCAGCGAAGATGTTGCTGCCATCATCATAGAGCTTGTACAGGGTGAAGGTGGTTTTTATGTTGCGCCCAAAGCGTACATACAGCAGCTTCGTACACTCTGCGATGAAGCAGGTATACTCCTCATATTCGATGAAGTGCAAAGTGGTTTTGGCAGAACTGGTAAATGGGCTGCTTATGAACATTATGATGTAACACCCGATCTTTCTACCTGGGCTAAAAGTATGGGCAGCGGTGTTCCCATTGCTGCGGTAATGGGCAAAGCGCACATTATGGATGCCGCAGTACCCGGTACCATTGGCGGCACCTATGCGGGCAATCCCGTTTGCTGTGCCGCATCGCTTGCCACCATCGAATACATGGAAGCAGTAAACATCAATGCGCTGGGTGTAAAAGTGGGCAACATTGTGCGGGAAAGATTTGAGCATTTCCAGCAAACATACCCGACTATTATTGGTGAAGTACGTGGCCTTGGCGCCATGCTTGCGTTTGATGTAATCAAAGATGGCGACGATACCAAACCCAACGCAGAGCTTACCAGGAAGATCATGGAAACCTGCGCAGCACGTGGCCTGGTCATTATTACCGCAGGCCTACATGGTAATGTTATACGCATTCTCAGCCCGCTGGTAATAGAAGAAGACCTGTTGTATAGAGGGCTTGATATACTGGAACAGGTAATCAGTGAAAATGTATAAAAGATGGTGTACCCGGCATTGGTATTGCATGGCATCGCCTGTTGCGTCGCACACTTGTACCGCAATACATGCATGAGCTGCGGGCTCCGGCTTTCGTACCGGCTGCCGGTTACTGTTTACAAAACATGTACGCACCATGCTGCGTTTTGCACCGGCGTACAAGTGAGTGACACAACCAAAGCTTCATAGTAGCAATGCAGCTTAACACATAAAAAAAATTATCATGGTTTTAAATTATATCAACGGAGAATTTGTACAGGCACAATCGGGCAAAACAGAAAAGCTCATTAACCCTGCTACAGAAGAAGTGATTACAGACATTACCTGGGGAGATGTGCATGATTGCAACGCAGCCATTAGTGTTGCTGCTGCCGCATTTGTTACCTGGAGCAAAACCAATGTATACCAGCGCAGCGCCATATTGAAAAAAGCTGCGGACATTATGCGTGCTAACGTTACCGCGTATGCGAACGATACCGTGCAGGAAAGTGGTAAACCTTTTGCCGAAGCAAAAGGCGAATGGCTGGTTGCGGCCAACCTGTTTGAATGGTTTGCAGAAGAAGCCAAACGGGCATATGGCAGAACCATTCCTGCTATTCGCAACGACAAACGTATGATGACCATCTGGCAACCGATGGGTGTAGTTGGTGTTATAACAGCGTGGAACTTCCCGGCCTATAACCCGGCAAGAGCATGGGCGGCAGCACTGGCTGCGGGTTGCACGCTTGTTACGAAAGGCTCGGAGTTTACACCGCTGTCCACTTCAAACATGGTAAAAGCATTGGCTGAAGCCGGCTTGCCGGCAGGTGTGCTTAATAACTTAAACGGAGATGCCGCTGCCATTGGTGATGCATTTTTAAGTAGTGAAGATGTAAAAAAGATAAGTTTTACGGGCAGCACACGGGTAGGAAAAATATTAATGGATGGCGCTTCCCGTACGAATACAAAACTGTCACTCGAGTTGGGCGGTAATGCGCCGGTTATCATTAACCATGATGTAAATGTGGAAGCACTGGCAGTCTCATCTGTTACAGCAAAACTGCGCAATGCAGGACAGGTATGTGTTTCGCCACAACGGTTTTTTGTGCATGCAGACATCTACGACCATTTTGTAGAAGTAGCCACCAACGCTATGCAAAATATAAAGGTCGGCTACGGCTGGGATGCAGACACCGCGGTGGGCCCGCTCATCAACCAGCGGCAGCAGCAGCAGGTATTGAAAGTTATTGAAGATGCAAAACAAAGTGGCGCCCATACAGCGTCTGCGGCTATACCTGCAGACAAAGGCTGGTTTGTGCCTCCTACCCTGCTAACAAATGTTGCTGCAGACAATGTGGCCGTAAACAGGGAGATATTCGGACCGGTGATGCCTGTTATCAAATGGCAGCACCGGGAAGATGTGGTGGCATGGGCCAACAGCACACCCTACGGGCTTGCCGCTTATGTATGGACCAATAACATCAATGACGCATTTTATTTTTCCGAAGCGCTGGAGTTTGGTATGGTAGGTATAAATGAATGGGCACCACATGCAACAGAGGCGCCTTTCGGCGGCTGGAAGCAAAGTGGCATTGGCCACGAAAGCGGCAGTGAAGGTTTATTTGAATACATGGAAAAGAAACTGATCAGCTGGGGCGGTTTAAGTTAAGCAGCTTTATATAACCAGCACTAAAAAATCAAGCAAGCATTCATGGACTATGGCTTTCTTTCACTCGTGCCACCGCTTATCGTAATCATCATAGCGCTGATAACAAGACTGTCGCTGGAGCCGTTGATCATCGGCTGTCTTGCCGGTTTTGCTATAATAGCCGGGTGGGGATTTTTTGATGCGTTTCTAACCAGCCTTCAACATGTAATGCAGGATGACCAGATGGTGTGGGTGATACTGGTATGCAGTATGTACGGCAGCCTTATTAACCTGATGATACGCTCAGGAGGTACGCTGGGTTTTGGTAACTATATGCTGCGCTATGCCAATACACCTAAAAGGTCGATGTTTATTACCTGGATGTTTGGCACTTTCCTGTTTGTGGATGATTACATGAATGCACTTACATCAGGCACAACCATGAAGAAGATCACCGATCATTTTCGCATCAGCCGTGAAATGCTGGCGTTCCTTGTAAGTTCAACTGCTGTTACCACCTGCCTTATTGTTCCTATCTCTACCTGGGTCATTTTTATTGGCAAGCTTGTAGAAGGAACGCAGATCATTCCGGCGGGGGAAGGTATTACTGCTTACCTTAATATTATACCGTTTATTGCCTATGGCTGGGTACAATACGTTGTGGTGGGGCTCGTAATATTTGGTGTTATACCTGTTATTGGTAAAATGCGCAAAGCCAATAAACGTGCGCTGGAAACGGGCCAGGTTATTCCGGATAATTCAGAAGAGTTTAAAACGGAAACCACGTTGTTTAAAAGCATTCAGCACCCGCATATACTCAATCTTGTTTTACCATTGGTGGTATTGGTTACATCAACGATCCTGCTGGATAAGGATGCACTGAAAGGCGTGGTGGTAACACTCGTTTTTACCGTGATATATTATGCGCTTAGAAAAGTAGCTACGTTCAAAGAATTATCAGAAGCTGTTATTGAGGGTTTGAAAAGTATGTTGTTTGCGCTAGTGCTGCTGGTAATGAGTTATATCCTGAAAGACCTCGGCGATCAGATGGGGCTTACACAGTATGTGATCAGGATCGTATCGCCGGTTGTAAGCAAAGCGATGTTGCCGCTGTGTGTGTTTTTGTCGCTGGGTTTTATTGCCTTTACCACCGGCAATTCATGGGGGTTGTATGCTATTGCTATACCACTGGTCGTGTCACTTGCGCAACAAATGGGTGCCAATGTATGGCTGTGTATAGGCGCAGTGGTAAGTGCTGGTGCTTTTGGTGCGCATGCCTGTTTTTATTCTGATGCAACGATACTTGCAGCACAGGGTACAGAATGCAATAACTATGAACATGCCATTACACAATTGCCCTTTGCATTGATTTCTTTTTCGGTCAGTTGCGTAGTGTATGTTGTGTTGGGTTATGTGGTTTAAACGGTACCAACTTATTTCATCTTAGAAATTATTGAGTGAATATTAACCACAGAGTTAAGAGAGTTTAGGTACAGAGTGTTTGGAGTTTAATTTTTTGCTGATGGAAAATTGAGAATCGACAGGTCTCCATTACCCGCTAAGTGAATAATTAAAAAATTATATCACGCAAGGTAATGAGCTTACCGAGCGAATATTAAAAACAGCATTCACCGTTCATAGTACGCCGGGGCCCGGCTTACTTGAATCTTCTTATAAAGAATGTTTGTATTACGAACTGGTGAGCACTGGAATGTATGTTGAGAAAGAAAAACCGATGCCGCTTATTTATAAAGAAGTAAAACCCGAAGTTGGTTATCGGATTGATCTGTTGGTTAAAAAAAGAATCGTGGTTGTGATAAAAGTTGCAGACAGTTTTACAGATGTATACCTGGCCCGGGTATTAACGTACCTAAGGCTAGCAAATGCAGAATTGGATTGTTGTTAAATTTTAAAGTGGCATCTCTGAAAAACGGTATAAAAAGAGTAATGCTTTAACTCCTTTCCTCTGTGCAATCAACTCATGCAACTCTGTGGTTAAACTGGTTAATTTATAAACCAAAAAAATGGAATACAAGGAAACCTTACCTGGTGGCATTATTATAACGCGCATGCAGGAGACTCATGCCACACAACTCGAAGCATTACAACGGCTGGTATTTCCGGCATTGTCTGAAGAAGAGCTGTTACATGCCGATCAATACCGGCACCACGTAAAGCTTTTCCCGGAAGGCCAGTTTGTAGCGTTAGACAATGATAAAGTGATCGGTGCTACTACTTCCATGCGTTACCATTTCGATATACAACATCCCGAACAACATACCTTCTTCGAAGTAATGGGTGGCGGGTGGCTTACCACGCACGATCCGCAAGGCGATTGGCTTTACGGCATAGATGTTAGTGTAGATCCTGCTTATCGCAACAAAGGCATAGCAAGAGCATTGTACCGTGCCCGGCAACATACCTGTAGAGCACTCGGGCTGAAAGGGCAAATGACAGTTGGCATGCTTAATGGGTATGCAAAAGTGCAACACGAAATGACCATTGAAACTTATTATGAGAAGGTAAAAGCAAAGCAGTTGTTTGACCCCACAGTATCTGTACAGGAAAAGATCGGCTTTGAAATAACCGGGCTGATGAAAGATTACCTGAATGATCCTACCTGTGGCAATGCAGGGGCTGTAATTGTGCTGGATGCCGCAAAAGAAGTGTAGTGATTTGCATTGATGAAGAAACAGGTGTATTGCAGTAAGCATAAACAGGAACGCTACAGTCGCCATAAAAACAGAACGCACAAGTGAGTGACACAACAGGCGATGCCATTTTTTCAAAAGCTGGTTACAAAAAAATAAAAAACGATAAACCATTCGATATGTCTACGATCAATCTTGTTACGCCTGTTCCCGGCCCCAAAAGCCTTGCTATGCTGGAACGCAGAAAAAACGCACTGCCGGCAGGTCTTGCCAAATCTACCGAAGTAGTAGTAGATAAAGCAGAAGGCGGCATTGTGTGGGATGTTGACGGCAATACCCTCCTCGATTTTGCAGGCGGCATCGGTATGATCAATGTTGGCCACAGGCCCGAGCAAATTACCAATGCCATAAA encodes the following:
- a CDS encoding aspartate aminotransferase family protein — its product is MESVATIAKKDELYQRRKRLVPNALGIFNPSSVAYAHGAIMVDADGKELIDFAGGIGVLNAGHCPPAVVTAIQEQAARLIHSSFNVAVYETYLDLADKLVSILPHGDATKVMLVNSGAEAVENAVKIARQATKRPAVIAYGGGFHGRTMMAMSLTSKVAYKSGCGPFAPEVYRVDYPAYNAKKQTLSEEAFAAQEIQKLKLFFKSNVRSEDVAAIIIELVQGEGGFYVAPKAYIQQLRTLCDEAGILLIFDEVQSGFGRTGKWAAYEHYDVTPDLSTWAKSMGSGVPIAAVMGKAHIMDAAVPGTIGGTYAGNPVCCAASLATIEYMEAVNINALGVKVGNIVRERFEHFQQTYPTIIGEVRGLGAMLAFDVIKDGDDTKPNAELTRKIMETCAARGLVIITAGLHGNVIRILSPLVIEEDLLYRGLDILEQVISENV
- a CDS encoding NAD-dependent succinate-semialdehyde dehydrogenase; this translates as MVLNYINGEFVQAQSGKTEKLINPATEEVITDITWGDVHDCNAAISVAAAAFVTWSKTNVYQRSAILKKAADIMRANVTAYANDTVQESGKPFAEAKGEWLVAANLFEWFAEEAKRAYGRTIPAIRNDKRMMTIWQPMGVVGVITAWNFPAYNPARAWAAALAAGCTLVTKGSEFTPLSTSNMVKALAEAGLPAGVLNNLNGDAAAIGDAFLSSEDVKKISFTGSTRVGKILMDGASRTNTKLSLELGGNAPVIINHDVNVEALAVSSVTAKLRNAGQVCVSPQRFFVHADIYDHFVEVATNAMQNIKVGYGWDADTAVGPLINQRQQQQVLKVIEDAKQSGAHTASAAIPADKGWFVPPTLLTNVAADNVAVNREIFGPVMPVIKWQHREDVVAWANSTPYGLAAYVWTNNINDAFYFSEALEFGMVGINEWAPHATEAPFGGWKQSGIGHESGSEGLFEYMEKKLISWGGLS
- a CDS encoding Na+/H+ antiporter NhaC family protein is translated as MDYGFLSLVPPLIVIIIALITRLSLEPLIIGCLAGFAIIAGWGFFDAFLTSLQHVMQDDQMVWVILVCSMYGSLINLMIRSGGTLGFGNYMLRYANTPKRSMFITWMFGTFLFVDDYMNALTSGTTMKKITDHFRISREMLAFLVSSTAVTTCLIVPISTWVIFIGKLVEGTQIIPAGEGITAYLNIIPFIAYGWVQYVVVGLVIFGVIPVIGKMRKANKRALETGQVIPDNSEEFKTETTLFKSIQHPHILNLVLPLVVLVTSTILLDKDALKGVVVTLVFTVIYYALRKVATFKELSEAVIEGLKSMLFALVLLVMSYILKDLGDQMGLTQYVIRIVSPVVSKAMLPLCVFLSLGFIAFTTGNSWGLYAIAIPLVVSLAQQMGANVWLCIGAVVSAGAFGAHACFYSDATILAAQGTECNNYEHAITQLPFALISFSVSCVVYVVLGYVV
- a CDS encoding GxxExxY protein, whose translation is MTQGNELTERILKTAFTVHSTPGPGLLESSYKECLYYELVSTGMYVEKEKPMPLIYKEVKPEVGYRIDLLVKKRIVVVIKVADSFTDVYLARVLTYLRLANAELDCC
- a CDS encoding GNAT family N-acetyltransferase, yielding MEYKETLPGGIIITRMQETHATQLEALQRLVFPALSEEELLHADQYRHHVKLFPEGQFVALDNDKVIGATTSMRYHFDIQHPEQHTFFEVMGGGWLTTHDPQGDWLYGIDVSVDPAYRNKGIARALYRARQHTCRALGLKGQMTVGMLNGYAKVQHEMTIETYYEKVKAKQLFDPTVSVQEKIGFEITGLMKDYLNDPTCGNAGAVIVLDAAKEV